In Desulfobacterales bacterium, the genomic stretch GTCCACCCCTTCGGGAGCCTTCATCAGTCTGTTGATCTCTTTTACCGAATCTCCCTTGAAACGGGCGATCCGTGTTCCCAGTCCCTCTGCCACGGCGGCAAGCAGCATATTTTCGATGCAGCACCAGACCCCGGCGGCGTCTGAAAGTTTCGAATTGTGAAAAACCAGGACCAGGCTGGCATTAGCAAAAGAGTCCTTCTGTTTCTGGGCGGCGGCTTCCTGCTCCTGCGACACTTCCTCTCCCCGCGGTTTGCCCCTGTTCAGCAGGTATTTTATCTCGCTGACCTTATCAATGCGTGTCTGGTCGTCGACAATGACAAACTCCCAGTTTT encodes the following:
- a CDS encoding nitroreductase family protein, with translation MDIYEAIEKRRTIRKYKGAATEEQLKRIITAATKSPSGQNSQNWEFVIVDDQTRIDKVSEIKYLLNRGKPRGEEVSQEQEAAAQKQKDSFANASLVLVFHNSKLSDAAGVWCCIENMLLAAVAEGLGTRIARFKGDSVKEINRLMKAPEGVDLVAAISVGVPAEAPKPRSLNPDGSCIHRNSF